Proteins from a genomic interval of Mesobacillus sp. S13:
- a CDS encoding phage holin produces the protein MINWKVRFKNPVFLAQMGLAFFMPILAYFGLTAQDLTTWGSVFNLIGDAIQNPYVVLTIAASMWNAVNDPTTAGIEDSARAKRYQEPQ, from the coding sequence ATGATTAACTGGAAAGTAAGATTTAAAAACCCAGTATTCTTGGCGCAAATGGGATTAGCATTTTTCATGCCAATTCTCGCATATTTCGGACTGACAGCGCAGGACCTCACTACTTGGGGTTCTGTTTTTAATTTAATTGGAGATGCAATCCAGAATCCTTATGTAGTGTTAACGATTGCGGCTAGTATGTGGAATGCGGTCAATGATCCGACCACAGCTGGTATAGAAGATAGTGCACGGGCGAAACGATATCAGGAACCACAATAG
- a CDS encoding helix-turn-helix transcriptional regulator yields MRCRIEELIKARGLQKSFVAKKLGISVKQLRNYETEHSDISLKKSFILADILGVKVDDLYER; encoded by the coding sequence ATGAGGTGTAGGATAGAAGAATTGATAAAAGCAAGAGGACTCCAGAAGTCATTCGTGGCTAAAAAGCTGGGGATCAGTGTGAAGCAGCTAAGGAATTATGAAACTGAACACAGTGATATTTCCCTTAAGAAATCTTTCATTCTTGCCGATATATTGGGCGTGAAGGTCGATGATCTTTATGAACGTTAG
- a CDS encoding phage tail spike protein, translating to MPEKETLIHILHRQSDEILGTLSTKKAEFNNAIRTDSLENINTFDFIANAKVEKAALLEKRNRILLQDEDGGFREYIINRTEQFSRTEKLVRTDASFIDLGKAKVIYPQTLTGATSSTAVQLALSGTKWKPGVIDFTYIRTINIETHTNPLALLKLIASEFGLEIRYRVEVKGNRIVGRYVDMREQIAGFEGKEIVFGKDLIGVKRIEDNNGIVTALLGLGPEKDDGTRISVLVEDEEALQRWGDDNGNHLIEIYEPESSDTDMTVDRLRTLTENELEKRIDAIVTYECEAASLEHIFGREHEKIRLGRTVRIKDDGYNPPLYLEARIRETEVDPAAKKVLSFKIGNFIEYKKSDLEKQISTLKNLMAQKVSRAYAAEIFEKKKVLSDTPPTDTEAIWVYPDPALEVNIAHVFDNDVEDWVPITTTDAGDIIKGVMLFDRLQGGTMTLGGTNNGYGRMMVLDANGEVIADLNAETGGFSDLYVAKLQSPSVVGYNDQDISLVVDPINGNDLNSGIGISNAKKTIQACIDSIPKHNDGNILITLHYDNAREIYENVRIEGFTGKGKITLDGQIVLNYITGDIIVTGCTNEIDVKLLTLKTTNGVGLEVFRSPYVYANNVRVQGQGNGRGFYAGEGGNLWLTECNVVGAALGIYARYFGNVYVRNCTGLGETYGMAAQSGGVIRGLGTAPGGKTSNTYVEADSTIQGSFTYPSAPAPEAPATETTKTWAASSGDNWSTSGYWGGDGVKQGNWGYGRRTGLWLFGSAPSTAVTGKTIKNIRVKITRSSSGGYSGKVPIFVGYHGYTSKPGSSPTVSGAYHAVSLGYGESAWVTLPASFRTAFANGTAKGIGVYVASDSRSYYAALSAAATLEITYA from the coding sequence TTGCCAGAAAAAGAAACACTCATCCACATTCTGCACCGGCAGTCAGATGAAATCTTGGGCACATTGAGTACAAAGAAAGCAGAATTCAACAATGCCATACGAACTGATAGCTTGGAGAATATAAATACTTTTGACTTCATAGCCAATGCGAAAGTTGAAAAGGCAGCCTTGCTTGAAAAGCGAAACAGGATACTGCTGCAGGATGAAGATGGAGGATTTAGAGAGTATATCATTAATCGAACAGAACAATTTTCCCGGACTGAAAAGCTTGTTAGGACTGATGCAAGCTTTATTGATCTAGGAAAGGCGAAGGTCATTTATCCTCAAACGTTGACTGGTGCGACTTCTTCCACAGCGGTGCAGCTGGCACTGTCAGGCACTAAGTGGAAGCCTGGTGTCATCGATTTTACTTATATCCGTACCATTAACATTGAAACTCACACCAATCCTTTAGCCTTATTAAAGCTCATAGCGTCTGAATTTGGCTTAGAAATCCGTTATAGGGTGGAAGTTAAGGGCAACAGGATTGTGGGCAGATACGTGGATATGAGGGAACAGATAGCAGGTTTTGAAGGTAAGGAAATTGTGTTCGGCAAGGATTTAATCGGAGTAAAGCGAATAGAAGATAACAATGGTATCGTCACTGCATTGCTCGGACTTGGACCTGAGAAAGACGATGGCACAAGAATATCCGTCCTGGTGGAAGATGAAGAGGCTTTGCAACGATGGGGAGATGATAACGGAAACCACCTCATCGAGATCTATGAGCCTGAGTCATCCGATACCGATATGACGGTTGACCGATTGCGTACCTTGACCGAGAACGAACTGGAAAAGCGCATAGATGCCATCGTCACTTATGAATGTGAAGCGGCAAGTCTCGAGCATATCTTTGGTCGGGAACATGAAAAAATCCGTTTAGGTCGTACTGTTAGGATTAAGGATGATGGTTACAATCCACCTCTTTACCTGGAAGCGAGGATAAGGGAAACGGAAGTAGATCCTGCAGCTAAAAAAGTGCTATCTTTCAAGATTGGCAATTTCATTGAATACAAGAAATCAGACTTGGAGAAACAAATCAGCACGTTGAAGAACTTGATGGCGCAAAAAGTCTCGAGAGCATATGCTGCGGAAATTTTTGAGAAAAAGAAAGTCCTGTCAGATACTCCACCGACCGACACAGAAGCCATTTGGGTATATCCAGACCCAGCACTTGAGGTCAACATTGCCCATGTTTTCGACAATGATGTGGAGGATTGGGTACCAATCACGACCACAGATGCCGGGGATATCATAAAAGGTGTCATGCTCTTTGATCGATTGCAAGGCGGTACGATGACCCTGGGCGGTACGAACAATGGATATGGGAGAATGATGGTTCTCGATGCGAATGGTGAGGTCATCGCGGATTTAAATGCTGAAACAGGCGGCTTCTCTGATTTGTATGTAGCTAAACTGCAAAGTCCTTCTGTGGTCGGCTATAACGACCAGGATATCTCGCTCGTCGTGGATCCAATCAACGGCAATGACCTAAACAGTGGAATAGGTATTTCTAATGCAAAGAAAACCATACAAGCATGTATTGACTCTATTCCGAAGCATAATGATGGCAATATTTTAATCACGTTGCATTATGACAATGCCCGGGAGATTTACGAGAATGTCAGAATAGAAGGGTTTACAGGCAAAGGTAAAATCACTCTTGATGGGCAAATCGTCTTGAACTACATCACAGGAGATATTATCGTCACTGGCTGCACGAATGAAATCGATGTGAAGCTTTTGACATTGAAAACTACAAACGGAGTAGGCCTGGAAGTGTTTCGCTCACCATATGTCTACGCAAACAACGTTCGGGTACAAGGTCAAGGTAATGGGCGCGGTTTTTATGCAGGCGAAGGAGGCAATCTATGGCTCACAGAGTGCAATGTTGTGGGCGCGGCCCTTGGCATTTATGCCAGATACTTCGGCAATGTCTACGTTCGGAATTGTACTGGTTTAGGTGAAACATACGGAATGGCTGCTCAATCCGGTGGAGTAATTAGGGGGTTAGGAACGGCACCTGGAGGCAAGACAAGCAATACTTATGTCGAGGCTGACAGTACCATTCAAGGTTCATTTACCTATCCATCTGCACCTGCTCCAGAGGCACCGGCCACAGAAACAACAAAGACCTGGGCAGCATCCTCAGGAGATAACTGGAGCACCTCTGGATATTGGGGCGGTGATGGTGTAAAGCAAGGTAACTGGGGATACGGCAGACGAACAGGATTGTGGTTATTTGGTTCTGCACCTTCCACAGCGGTTACTGGCAAGACGATTAAGAATATCCGGGTTAAAATAACAAGAAGCAGCAGTGGTGGCTATTCTGGCAAAGTGCCAATCTTTGTAGGCTATCATGGTTATACAAGCAAGCCAGGAAGCTCACCAACAGTCTCAGGTGCCTATCATGCAGTAAGCCTTGGCTATGGAGAGTCCGCATGGGTGACGTTACCTGCTTCATTTAGAACAGCATTTGCAAATGGTACAGCTAAAGGCATCGGTGTTTATGTGGCTTCTGACAGCCGGTCATATTATGCGGCACTTAGTGCAGCTGCCACACTAGAAATCACCTACGCATAG
- a CDS encoding M23 family metallopeptidase — protein sequence MIVRITSKFGEVSQVHPTPHTGIDIGFPEGSQLHSIGEAVVERVVDYGSQNIGKGVILRLADGREAIYGHMSDIKVKSGQTLHEGDIIGLSGNTGHSTGPHLHFGMKDNGQFVDPTSTWEKFIANGKVGDGIGDIPEVNGWKWIGEKVLGDGLQHWIADYIVALPLLVGISIGVWGLLNMVHSRLATWGVMGVFILGGLAVI from the coding sequence ATGATTGTACGAATAACTTCTAAATTCGGAGAAGTCAGCCAGGTTCATCCGACTCCACACACAGGGATAGACATTGGATTTCCAGAAGGGAGCCAGTTGCACTCCATAGGGGAAGCAGTCGTGGAGCGGGTAGTCGATTATGGAAGCCAGAACATCGGAAAAGGTGTCATCCTTCGATTAGCTGATGGCAGAGAAGCCATATATGGGCATATGAGCGATATAAAAGTTAAGTCAGGGCAAACACTCCATGAGGGGGATATAATCGGTCTAAGCGGAAACACAGGTCATTCTACAGGACCGCACTTACACTTTGGAATGAAAGATAACGGACAGTTTGTAGATCCGACTAGCACATGGGAAAAATTCATAGCGAATGGGAAGGTTGGGGATGGAATTGGAGACATACCAGAGGTCAATGGTTGGAAGTGGATCGGTGAAAAGGTACTTGGTGACGGCTTGCAGCATTGGATTGCGGATTACATTGTGGCATTACCTCTCCTGGTGGGGATTAGCATTGGTGTATGGGGTCTACTTAATATGGTTCATTCTCGGCTTGCAACATGGGGCGTGATGGGGGTGTTTATACTTGGAGGGTTGGCGGTGATATAA
- a CDS encoding serine acetyltransferase, giving the protein MILKLLINKAGGFWRIREKCMQSKIPFIRLFYKILYMFYVESYNSYIPLRVKFLSRPSFPHGIAGIFVSSDSVIGKNCVIFHQVTIGSNRLPDSKGTGSPNIGDNCYIGAGAKIIGNVKIGDNVRIGANCMVFKDIPSNSVVVSQPPRIIEKESLNNRFYMKRSGSWEYFEDNKWVVEQDKEIIESLEK; this is encoded by the coding sequence ATGATTTTAAAATTGTTAATCAACAAGGCAGGGGGATTTTGGAGAATACGGGAAAAATGCATGCAATCAAAAATTCCGTTTATCCGATTGTTTTACAAAATTTTATACATGTTTTACGTTGAATCTTACAACTCTTATATCCCCCTGAGAGTTAAGTTTCTTTCCAGACCAAGCTTTCCTCATGGTATAGCAGGTATTTTCGTATCGAGTGATTCTGTTATAGGTAAGAATTGCGTTATTTTTCATCAAGTCACAATCGGTTCTAATCGTTTGCCAGATTCGAAAGGAACAGGATCACCTAACATCGGAGATAATTGCTATATTGGTGCTGGAGCGAAGATCATTGGAAATGTAAAAATTGGTGACAATGTACGAATTGGTGCAAATTGCATGGTATTTAAAGATATACCAAGTAATTCAGTAGTAGTGAGCCAACCACCAAGAATAATTGAAAAAGAGTCATTGAATAACAGGTTTTATATGAAAAGAAGTGGTTCGTGGGAATACTTCGAGGATAACAAATGGGTAGTCGAACAAGACAAAGAAATAATCGAATCATTGGAAAAATAA
- a CDS encoding YqaE/Pmp3 family membrane protein has translation MMYLLAVILPPVAVLLKGKPFQALLNLVLTIFFWLPGVIHAWIVINGANADKRMREQAKIIAQANKQQ, from the coding sequence ATGATGTATTTATTAGCTGTTATTCTGCCCCCTGTTGCCGTGTTATTGAAAGGAAAGCCATTTCAGGCATTACTTAATCTGGTACTTACAATTTTTTTCTGGCTGCCGGGAGTCATTCACGCATGGATCGTCATTAATGGAGCAAATGCAGATAAGCGAATGAGGGAACAAGCGAAGATTATTGCTCAAGCAAATAAGCAGCAGTGA
- a CDS encoding FtsK/SpoIIIE domain-containing protein — translation MIFEITSSILAGGLMGFSYLQKKNVNSDAAKIQKICAQNGLDFKDDNMQLLRKSKIKDGEKVVGIEYAYRIPLGKSFHDYELKKEHIQDGLNNKQSLVDISLDDLRSLKLNRNITKDIKALLEKKKDVRKEIELSYDGVLKIKVFNEPLPTKFNFETGISKGWKVPVGKSRGGMILYDFEKKAHIIVAGTTDFGKSNWVNCTINTLLHNQGENVSFTLIDLKGGLEFNRYRNLKQVKAYATNVEEAVKALEAAVEEMDSMTEYLLENGFSNVKDAGVKERHFIVIDEAADMADDKECQALLKDIARKGRASGLRLIYTTQYPTAETVSSQVKRNCIGRLCFVLDTATASQVVLDQPGAEKLPAVQGRALYKDLGLIEVQTPYISNDAINKVIQPHINIRPRKERVEMNEEGNRKAAKGGSHTLVIEETRLS, via the coding sequence ATGATATTCGAGATTACTAGCAGCATTTTAGCGGGAGGTTTGATGGGATTTTCTTATTTACAAAAGAAAAATGTGAACAGTGACGCGGCAAAAATTCAGAAAATATGTGCTCAGAATGGCCTGGACTTCAAAGACGATAACATGCAGCTACTCAGGAAGTCCAAAATTAAGGACGGTGAAAAGGTAGTAGGGATTGAATACGCATATCGAATCCCATTGGGTAAAAGCTTCCACGATTACGAGTTGAAGAAAGAGCATATCCAGGATGGCTTGAATAACAAACAATCACTTGTGGACATATCGCTGGATGACCTCAGAAGTCTTAAATTGAACAGGAACATCACGAAGGATATAAAAGCATTATTGGAGAAGAAAAAAGATGTCAGGAAGGAAATAGAGCTTTCTTATGACGGTGTTTTGAAGATTAAAGTATTCAATGAACCATTACCAACTAAATTCAACTTTGAAACTGGAATATCAAAGGGATGGAAGGTGCCAGTGGGCAAAAGCAGAGGCGGGATGATTCTTTACGACTTCGAAAAGAAAGCTCATATCATTGTGGCCGGCACAACGGACTTCGGAAAATCTAACTGGGTAAACTGCACGATCAACACGTTGCTGCATAACCAAGGCGAAAATGTTTCTTTTACCCTTATCGACTTAAAAGGCGGTCTGGAATTTAATCGGTACCGAAATTTAAAACAAGTGAAGGCCTATGCAACGAATGTGGAAGAAGCAGTTAAAGCACTTGAAGCAGCAGTAGAAGAAATGGATAGCATGACGGAATATTTGCTGGAAAATGGATTTTCTAATGTAAAAGATGCAGGAGTAAAGGAAAGACATTTTATCGTCATCGATGAAGCGGCTGATATGGCTGATGACAAAGAGTGCCAGGCTTTATTGAAGGACATAGCCAGGAAAGGCAGAGCAAGCGGTCTCAGGCTTATATACACAACTCAATACCCGACAGCCGAGACTGTTAGCTCACAGGTGAAAAGAAACTGCATAGGGCGGTTGTGCTTCGTCCTCGATACTGCCACTGCAAGTCAGGTGGTACTCGATCAGCCAGGAGCGGAGAAACTGCCAGCGGTTCAAGGAAGGGCATTATATAAGGATTTAGGATTGATTGAAGTCCAAACACCATATATCTCGAATGATGCGATAAATAAAGTCATTCAACCACACATAAATATCAGACCTCGGAAGGAAAGGGTTGAAATGAATGAAGAAGGAAATCGAAAGGCAGCAAAGGGAGGAAGCCATACTCTTGTCATTGAAGAGACTAGATTATCTTAG
- a CDS encoding N-acetylmuramoyl-L-alanine amidase family protein: protein MPYNVLRKPILIIDPGHGGKDPGAVSKYGREEDWTLKISLYQYERFQALGVPVVISRTKDVDLEENERVSTVKNSGATYCFSNHLNAGGGDRAEVIHSIYDDGELANLIKEELEAVGQETVKVYTRKGSNGADYYYMNRRTGAVKTNIIEYCFLDNEADFKHFSENWKAYAEAPIKAFCKHIKHPYKPLEQKEGWKKENGKWFFYEKGKKETGWVKWKNKWYFLNDQGEMQNGWIKDKGKWYYLNPDPDKGEMMTGTVTYKGKLYYLNPDGSMAENTPVNVTLKAGKDGALAP from the coding sequence ATGCCTTACAATGTGTTAAGAAAACCTATTTTGATAATTGACCCCGGACATGGTGGTAAAGACCCTGGAGCTGTTTCAAAATATGGCAGAGAAGAAGATTGGACATTGAAAATTTCACTGTATCAATACGAACGATTCCAAGCGCTAGGTGTTCCGGTAGTCATCAGTCGTACCAAAGATGTTGATTTGGAAGAAAACGAACGTGTTTCAACTGTTAAAAACAGCGGTGCAACGTATTGTTTTTCCAACCACCTAAATGCTGGCGGAGGTGATCGGGCAGAGGTCATACACAGTATTTATGATGACGGTGAATTAGCTAATCTAATTAAAGAAGAATTGGAAGCAGTCGGTCAAGAAACAGTAAAGGTCTACACTCGCAAAGGTTCGAATGGTGCAGATTATTACTACATGAATAGAAGAACCGGAGCGGTAAAAACCAATATCATTGAGTACTGTTTCTTAGATAATGAGGCGGATTTCAAACATTTTAGTGAGAACTGGAAAGCCTACGCTGAAGCACCTATAAAAGCTTTCTGTAAGCATATTAAACACCCTTATAAACCTCTTGAACAGAAGGAAGGCTGGAAGAAGGAAAATGGCAAGTGGTTCTTCTACGAAAAAGGCAAAAAGGAAACCGGCTGGGTGAAGTGGAAGAATAAATGGTATTTCCTCAATGATCAAGGGGAAATGCAAAATGGTTGGATAAAGGATAAAGGAAAGTGGTATTATCTTAATCCAGATCCAGACAAAGGCGAAATGATGACTGGCACCGTTACTTACAAGGGAAAGCTTTATTACCTGAATCCAGACGGTTCTATGGCTGAAAACACACCTGTTAATGTTACATTAAAAGCCGGTAAAGACGGAGCACTTGCTCCATAA
- a CDS encoding replication-relaxation family protein has translation MSLKRLDYLSRSQIQKLHRLKSDRNAQRVLKNMGDFLNSFKDGENIYYLNEEGRERVGATKVMKKTTQARHYIMRNTLFIGYGCPSTWKNEVKLEVKGKVTVVADAIFKNNNQFYIIEVDHTQKMVKNKGKIERYKKLMELNVFEKQPKFIWITTTELRRKQLQTASEGLDVRVYTVKDFI, from the coding sequence TTGTCATTGAAGAGACTAGATTATCTTAGCCGGTCACAGATCCAGAAGCTTCACAGGTTGAAAAGTGACAGGAACGCTCAAAGGGTATTGAAGAACATGGGCGATTTTCTAAACAGCTTCAAAGATGGCGAGAACATTTACTATCTCAATGAAGAAGGTCGAGAGCGGGTAGGAGCAACCAAAGTGATGAAGAAAACCACGCAAGCCAGGCACTATATCATGAGGAATACACTTTTCATCGGCTACGGCTGCCCTTCCACATGGAAGAATGAAGTGAAGCTGGAAGTGAAGGGGAAAGTAACAGTCGTGGCCGATGCTATTTTTAAAAATAACAATCAATTTTATATTATTGAAGTTGATCACACTCAGAAGATGGTGAAGAACAAAGGGAAAATTGAGCGATATAAGAAGCTTATGGAATTGAATGTGTTCGAGAAGCAGCCGAAATTCATCTGGATCACGACAACAGAGCTAAGAAGGAAACAACTGCAGACAGCATCTGAAGGTTTAGATGTTCGAGTATATACAGTGAAAGACTTTATTTGA
- a CDS encoding M14 family metallopeptidase, translating to MAVENRYQIEVNMKSRMFREVPEVVANDKVIFEITVYDGPDKFPLSAAYTYHLTSLKLGGKSVIREGSMSGDVIVFELGTSEMTVPGKVEGTVQIFDENNDRISSSKFDYFVKRDPSLQGSLPADNTSLIIANESLLTSAVEKSDTAIADSSTALTRAEGAETKATAAENTANQVKSEFDLVVAEAGSNNPEVVQARGQYVNLNDRLAQTDAQLADVVQQKADKTEIGTLTSSKADIAYVDTKVASVASGSPKGVYATLADLQSVYPTGATGSYLVTADGKWYYWNGTAWAAGGQYQSTGISKKSVGIDKVNFVKESSNLFNHNTVTQGIYLALDGTVTSSSSYSMTDFIPVEVGKTYSAYGFVHFSRFDSNKQFINRSDTGGATATYTHTITSGVAYIRLSFQHTSSLLRQVNEGSSLLPYEKWFTPYMEKVNATNLNDGVVENKHIKEKEISFEKTNFINRSSNIFDISTISRGYNLSSADGSLVVNSAYNSSDYIVVNPSTDYTYYGFLNVAYYDANKQFISRPLLDYAGKTLTTPSNAKYIRVHYQPNNSNKPRQINKGSIKLPYEEFYSTFNSDTGLSGLNVLLKKGVINPPDRYIIDLPVDGVYTTNDTFADYTNFGTSTASDVYSMFDGLMTAYPDYITKELLGNDSTGLPMYVYYLNPSFPNADVETKKVKVFLTCGVHGNEKASTLSTYLFVKQMCEKWENNSLLEALRFNVKFVIIPVGNPSGWNAFTRTNANGVDINRNFPFEWVQGTSGTSTYGGSAPLSELESQYIKSVFDNHPDINMMYDFHNFHTDSNGTYFMWIPTASGSYVQHMAQSLFSRLTRKWKKEYTFIPENYHAGYASTAGEGMIQNYANSIGIKYSSTFEICWKWVLDANSVPYDQNTCKSGVEALANWLLINLKELTK from the coding sequence ATGGCTGTAGAAAACAGATATCAAATTGAAGTAAATATGAAGTCCAGGATGTTCCGGGAAGTCCCGGAAGTCGTGGCAAATGACAAAGTAATCTTTGAAATCACAGTGTATGATGGTCCAGATAAGTTTCCTTTGTCGGCAGCATATACCTATCATTTAACCTCTTTGAAGCTTGGTGGTAAATCCGTTATCCGAGAAGGTTCTATGTCAGGAGACGTGATTGTCTTTGAATTAGGCACATCCGAAATGACCGTGCCTGGTAAGGTGGAGGGAACGGTCCAGATTTTCGATGAAAACAATGACCGCATTTCATCTTCCAAGTTTGATTATTTTGTGAAGCGTGATCCAAGCTTGCAAGGTTCACTACCGGCAGACAATACGAGCCTGATAATCGCTAATGAATCACTGCTAACAAGTGCCGTTGAGAAGTCAGACACAGCAATTGCTGACTCTTCCACAGCGTTGACAAGGGCAGAAGGAGCTGAAACAAAAGCGACAGCTGCAGAGAACACAGCGAACCAGGTGAAGAGTGAATTTGATTTAGTGGTCGCAGAAGCCGGCAGTAACAATCCCGAAGTCGTTCAAGCTCGTGGACAATATGTGAATTTGAATGACAGATTGGCTCAAACTGATGCACAATTGGCGGATGTAGTTCAACAGAAAGCAGATAAAACAGAAATAGGTACTCTAACTTCAAGCAAGGCTGATATTGCCTATGTAGATACAAAAGTGGCAAGTGTAGCAAGCGGTTCACCAAAGGGAGTTTATGCTACTCTTGCAGACCTACAATCAGTTTACCCTACTGGAGCGACAGGTTCATATTTAGTTACTGCTGATGGTAAATGGTACTACTGGAACGGAACGGCATGGGCAGCAGGAGGGCAATATCAAAGTACTGGTATTTCTAAGAAATCTGTTGGTATTGATAAGGTAAACTTTGTTAAGGAATCAAGTAACTTATTCAACCATAACACAGTGACACAAGGAATATATTTGGCTTTGGATGGTACTGTTACATCTTCATCTTCGTATTCCATGACTGATTTTATTCCTGTTGAAGTAGGTAAGACATATTCAGCTTACGGATTTGTTCATTTCAGTCGGTTTGATTCCAATAAACAGTTCATTAATCGGTCGGATACAGGTGGTGCAACAGCGACATATACTCATACAATCACAAGCGGAGTAGCTTATATCCGATTAAGTTTTCAACACACCAGCTCATTATTACGACAGGTTAATGAAGGTTCTTCGTTGTTACCGTATGAGAAGTGGTTTACACCTTATATGGAAAAAGTCAATGCGACAAACCTAAATGATGGTGTTGTTGAAAACAAACACATTAAGGAAAAAGAAATTAGTTTCGAGAAAACAAACTTTATCAATAGATCATCTAATATCTTTGATATAAGTACAATTTCAAGAGGATACAACCTTTCGAGTGCTGATGGAAGTCTTGTTGTAAATAGTGCATACAACAGTTCTGATTATATTGTTGTAAACCCTTCGACAGACTACACGTATTATGGGTTCCTTAACGTTGCTTATTATGATGCGAATAAGCAATTTATAAGTAGACCTCTTTTGGATTATGCAGGGAAAACCCTGACTACACCATCAAATGCTAAGTATATAAGGGTGCATTATCAGCCAAACAACTCGAACAAACCGAGACAGATAAATAAAGGTAGTATCAAATTACCTTATGAAGAATTTTACAGCACCTTCAATAGCGATACGGGATTGTCAGGGTTGAATGTACTGCTGAAAAAGGGAGTCATAAACCCACCAGACCGTTATATCATAGACTTGCCTGTTGACGGAGTTTATACCACAAATGACACATTTGCAGATTATACAAACTTCGGAACGAGTACAGCCAGTGATGTTTACAGTATGTTTGATGGATTAATGACAGCGTATCCAGATTACATCACAAAAGAATTGCTGGGTAATGATTCGACAGGATTACCAATGTATGTGTATTATCTAAACCCATCTTTTCCGAATGCTGATGTAGAAACGAAGAAAGTGAAGGTATTTCTCACTTGCGGAGTTCATGGAAACGAAAAGGCTTCAACGTTATCCACTTATCTATTCGTGAAGCAGATGTGTGAGAAATGGGAAAATAACTCTTTACTAGAAGCGTTGCGTTTCAATGTGAAGTTTGTCATTATTCCAGTCGGTAATCCGAGTGGCTGGAATGCTTTTACCAGAACTAATGCAAATGGTGTGGATATTAACAGGAACTTCCCTTTTGAGTGGGTTCAAGGTACATCTGGAACTAGCACTTATGGCGGCTCTGCACCACTAAGTGAACTAGAAAGCCAGTACATCAAATCTGTATTTGACAATCATCCAGACATTAACATGATGTATGATTTCCACAATTTCCACACGGACAGCAATGGCACATATTTTATGTGGATTCCAACTGCTTCTGGATCGTATGTACAGCATATGGCTCAATCGTTGTTTAGTCGATTAACAAGAAAGTGGAAGAAAGAATATACTTTCATCCCTGAAAACTATCATGCTGGATATGCAAGCACAGCAGGAGAGGGCATGATTCAAAACTACGCTAATTCAATCGGGATTAAGTATTCTTCGACATTTGAAATTTGTTGGAAGTGGGTTTTGGATGCGAATTCTGTACCTTATGACCAAAACACATGTAAATCTGGCGTGGAAGCATTGGCTAACTGGTTATTGATTAACCTAAAAGAACTTACGAAGTAA